One part of the Chryseobacterium mulctrae genome encodes these proteins:
- a CDS encoding cbb3-type cytochrome oxidase subunit 3: protein MIPQNFKDILSNTENAGLYQTLALIFFMLFFVALIIYVFSRPKKYYKEEEHAPLGDDEDDFNLKN from the coding sequence ATGATTCCTCAAAACTTTAAAGATATATTATCCAATACTGAAAATGCAGGTTTGTATCAAACATTGGCTCTGATTTTCTTTATGTTGTTTTTCGTTGCTTTGATAATCTATGTTTTTAGCAGGCCTAAAAAATATTACAAAGAAGAAGAGCACGCTCCACTTGGGGATGACGAAGATGATTTTAATTTAAAAAATTAA
- a CDS encoding FixH family protein translates to MKNFTWGHGIFLALASFIIFILSMVFLFPNGQKNSEMVTDKYYEEELLYQSVIDAKKRADELAEKPAYSQSPEGIKLTFPKDINNSNTLVSFVLNRSDDQNLDVKKTVKLDVSNSFVIPSSVLKNGNYTLRLHWIKDKIDYRLDYDVIWK, encoded by the coding sequence ATGAAAAATTTCACTTGGGGACACGGTATTTTTTTAGCTTTAGCCTCTTTCATTATATTTATTTTATCAATGGTTTTTCTTTTTCCAAACGGACAGAAAAACTCTGAAATGGTTACCGACAAATATTACGAAGAAGAACTTCTTTACCAATCTGTAATTGATGCCAAAAAGCGTGCAGATGAGCTTGCGGAAAAACCAGCTTATTCTCAATCCCCTGAAGGAATTAAACTAACTTTCCCGAAAGATATCAACAATTCAAATACTCTGGTAAGTTTTGTTTTAAACAGATCTGATGATCAGAATTTAGACGTTAAAAAAACGGTAAAACTAGATGTGAGCAATTCTTTTGTTATTCCTTCATCAGTTTTAAAAAACGGAAATTATACCTTAAGACTCCATTGGATTAAAGATAAAATCGACTACAGACTCGATTATGAT
- the ccoG gene encoding cytochrome c oxidase accessory protein CcoG, which yields MSKIDEDIARGGQGQVLDPETYRDSIGTMEQSGKRKWVFPKKPKGKYTNYRNLVSYILLVVYFAVPFIKINGNPFFLFNVIDREFFIAGQPFYPQDFFILTLGAIASLIFIIIFTIAFGRIFCGWICPQTIFMESVFRKIEYLIEGDRNKQMKLDRQEWNTEKIWKRSLKWSVYVVISLIITHFMFMYIVGYEQVFNIISEGPFANPTNFIVMILFTAAFYFVFAWFREQVCTLVCPYGRLQGVLIDKETINVFYDFKRGENRSKWRKGEDRKAAGKGDCIDCYQCVVVCPTGIDIRDGQQLECVNCTACIDACDEVMEKVGLPKGLVRYASEKEIETGAPYKFTGRMKGFAVVLVLLVGFLGYLLSSRGEMEAKFIKPAGSTFFVREGKIINTYNYTFLNKTNDKKIVTIKVIEPAHAEVGYSASSKITVERDKISKGTINISFPEAEMNLSKQNITIGVYDMKGKLIDSYQTYFEGPFKLQF from the coding sequence ATGTCAAAAATAGATGAAGACATCGCTCGCGGTGGACAAGGACAGGTCTTAGACCCTGAAACCTATAGAGATTCTATAGGCACAATGGAACAATCCGGTAAAAGAAAGTGGGTTTTTCCTAAAAAACCAAAAGGTAAATACACCAATTACAGAAATCTGGTAAGCTATATTTTGCTGGTTGTGTATTTTGCCGTTCCATTTATAAAAATCAATGGAAACCCTTTCTTTTTGTTTAACGTTATCGATAGAGAATTCTTTATTGCAGGACAGCCTTTTTATCCGCAAGATTTTTTCATCCTTACATTAGGCGCTATTGCATCTCTTATTTTCATTATTATTTTTACGATTGCATTCGGAAGAATTTTCTGCGGGTGGATTTGCCCTCAGACAATTTTTATGGAATCTGTCTTTCGTAAAATAGAATATCTGATTGAAGGAGACCGAAATAAGCAAATGAAGCTTGACAGACAGGAGTGGAATACAGAGAAAATCTGGAAAAGAAGTTTAAAGTGGTCGGTTTACGTTGTTATTTCCTTAATCATTACCCATTTTATGTTTATGTATATTGTGGGATACGAGCAGGTATTTAATATCATTTCTGAAGGACCATTTGCCAATCCTACCAACTTCATCGTAATGATTTTATTTACGGCAGCTTTTTACTTTGTATTCGCATGGTTTAGAGAGCAGGTTTGTACATTGGTTTGTCCGTACGGAAGATTGCAGGGAGTTTTAATTGATAAAGAAACCATCAACGTATTTTACGATTTTAAAAGAGGTGAAAACCGTTCTAAATGGAGAAAAGGTGAAGACCGAAAAGCCGCAGGAAAAGGAGATTGTATCGACTGTTATCAGTGTGTTGTAGTTTGCCCTACCGGAATTGATATCAGAGACGGACAACAGCTAGAATGTGTAAACTGTACTGCTTGTATTGATGCTTGTGACGAAGTAATGGAAAAAGTAGGCTTACCAAAAGGTTTGGTTCGTTACGCATCCGAAAAAGAAATAGAAACCGGAGCTCCGTATAAATTTACCGGAAGAATGAAAGGTTTCGCTGTCGTTTTGGTTTTATTGGTAGGATTCTTAGGATATTTACTTTCAAGCCGTGGCGAGATGGAAGCAAAATTCATTAAACCTGCAGGAAGTACATTCTTTGTAAGAGAAGGAAAAATCATCAATACCTACAACTATACTTTCCTAAATAAAACAAACGACAAAAAGATTGTTACCATTAAAGTAATAGAACCTGCGCATGCAGAAGTGGGTTACAGCGCATCAAGCAAAATTACTGTAGAACGTGACAAGATTTCTAAAGGTACCATCAACATCAGTTTCCCAGAAGCAGAAATGAATTTGTCGAAACAAAACATCACCATCGGCGTTTATGATATGAAAGGAAAGTTGATCGATTCTTATCAGACGTACTTCGAAGGACCTTTTAAATTACAGTTTTAA
- a CDS encoding Crp/Fnr family transcriptional regulator: protein MSQEQQIAIEERFARVFNDKSFKERLSNTDYERYINAKKKLVFQKHDIVFDDGETPKGVYVIEKGAAKLSKSGSFGKDQILRFIKEGDIIGYRALLCGENFQAKAEAMTDVECTFLPADIFMDLLEVDPQLSFVMLQKISYELGESSNTITFLAQKTVRERLAEILILLEQKLGTDPEGFIKISLTREEIANIIGTATESAIRLISEFKGDSLIEVDGRNIKILNHDKLMKLGHVVL from the coding sequence ATGTCGCAGGAACAACAGATTGCTATTGAAGAAAGATTCGCAAGGGTTTTTAATGATAAATCCTTTAAAGAAAGACTTTCCAATACTGATTATGAAAGATATATCAACGCAAAAAAGAAACTCGTTTTTCAAAAACACGATATCGTCTTTGACGATGGCGAAACTCCGAAAGGGGTTTACGTGATAGAAAAAGGGGCTGCTAAATTGTCAAAATCAGGATCTTTTGGTAAAGATCAAATTCTTAGATTTATAAAAGAAGGTGATATTATAGGATATCGTGCATTGTTGTGTGGAGAAAATTTTCAGGCAAAGGCAGAAGCAATGACTGATGTTGAATGCACATTCTTACCTGCAGATATTTTTATGGACTTATTAGAAGTTGATCCACAGTTGTCTTTTGTAATGCTTCAGAAAATATCTTATGAATTGGGAGAGTCTTCCAACACGATTACTTTCTTGGCTCAAAAAACAGTAAGAGAAAGATTGGCAGAAATCCTTATTCTTTTAGAACAAAAATTAGGGACAGATCCTGAAGGTTTTATCAAAATTTCTTTAACAAGAGAAGAAATTGCCAACATTATCGGAACTGCTACCGAAAGTGCTATCCGATTGATCTCCGAATTTAAAGGTGACAGTCTCATCGAAGTAGACGGTAGAAACATCAAAATTCTCAACCACGATAAATTAATGAAACTAGGACACGTAGTTTTGTAA
- a CDS encoding cbb3-type cytochrome c oxidase N-terminal domain-containing protein has product MRQRTPVVVNILIITVLLVIFYYLFVQSYSFLASPYFWGTVVISAILAYIHSAIGDLIENNKFKKLTVEEKSAYLAEKKIPFLRRQYDAAFKKQSDTHEKDILIDHGFDGIMELDNQLPKWWLGLFYFGTVFCIVYICAYAFTDFAHPISEYDKEYKAQEAAIGQYLKDQPPVTIESAVFSEDNIAAGEEVFKTNCVSCHSDGGKGGIGPNLTDNFWHNQPEKTLFKNVFHVVENGVTGTAMQAWGKNGVLTGTDIQNVAAYVYSINQLKKPITPKDGGAPPYGDEAHWEKQ; this is encoded by the coding sequence ATGAGACAAAGAACACCGGTTGTTGTAAACATTTTAATAATAACAGTATTATTAGTAATATTTTATTATTTATTTGTTCAGAGCTACTCGTTTTTAGCTTCACCATATTTCTGGGGAACTGTTGTGATCAGTGCTATTTTAGCATACATTCACAGCGCTATCGGAGATTTGATTGAGAACAATAAATTTAAAAAATTAACGGTTGAAGAAAAGTCTGCTTACTTAGCTGAAAAGAAAATTCCTTTCTTGAGAAGACAGTATGATGCAGCTTTCAAAAAGCAATCAGACACTCACGAAAAAGATATTCTTATTGACCACGGTTTCGATGGAATTATGGAATTAGATAATCAATTACCAAAATGGTGGTTAGGTTTATTCTATTTCGGAACTGTATTCTGTATTGTTTATATCTGTGCTTATGCTTTTACAGATTTTGCGCACCCTATAAGCGAATACGATAAAGAATATAAAGCACAAGAAGCGGCTATTGGACAATACCTTAAAGATCAACCACCAGTAACAATAGAATCAGCAGTTTTCTCTGAAGACAATATTGCAGCAGGTGAAGAAGTTTTCAAAACCAACTGTGTATCTTGTCACTCAGACGGTGGTAAAGGAGGTATCGGTCCTAACTTGACAGATAATTTCTGGCACAACCAACCTGAGAAAACATTATTCAAAAACGTATTCCACGTAGTTGAAAATGGAGTTACAGGAACTGCAATGCAGGCTTGGGGAAAAAATGGAGTTTTAACAGGTACAGACATTCAGAATGTTGCAGCTTACGTTTACTCTATCAACCAGCTAAAAAAACCAATTACTCCTAAAGATGGAGGCGCGCCACCATACGGTGATGAAGCTCATTGGGAAAAACAGTAA
- the panB gene encoding 3-methyl-2-oxobutanoate hydroxymethyltransferase, protein MSVHSEIKRVTTETLRKMKFDKEKITMLTAYDFTTAKMVDVGGVDTILIGDSAANVMAGFETTLPITLDQMIYHTQSVVRGVERALVIADLPFGTYQSNPDIALESAVRMMKEGGAHAIKIEGGKEISKSIKKIINAGIPIMGHLGLTPQSIYQFGTYKVRAKEEAEAEKLINDAKLLEELGCFGVVLEKIPADLAKRVTESISIPTIGIGAGPHCDGQVLVYHDMVGMNKGFSPKFLRRYLDLYTEITGAVSQYVKDVKSADFPNQNESY, encoded by the coding sequence ATGTCTGTTCATTCCGAAATTAAAAGAGTTACTACAGAAACCTTGCGAAAAATGAAATTCGACAAGGAGAAAATAACAATGCTTACCGCTTACGATTTTACAACGGCAAAAATGGTTGACGTCGGTGGTGTTGATACCATTCTTATCGGAGATTCTGCGGCGAATGTAATGGCGGGTTTTGAAACAACACTTCCTATTACATTAGATCAGATGATTTATCACACTCAAAGTGTGGTGAGAGGGGTAGAAAGAGCATTGGTAATTGCAGATCTTCCTTTCGGAACTTACCAAAGTAATCCTGATATCGCACTTGAATCTGCAGTTAGAATGATGAAAGAAGGGGGTGCTCATGCGATTAAAATTGAGGGTGGAAAAGAAATTTCAAAATCAATTAAAAAGATCATCAATGCCGGAATTCCTATTATGGGACATTTGGGATTAACACCACAGTCTATTTATCAGTTTGGAACCTATAAAGTGAGGGCTAAAGAAGAAGCTGAAGCTGAAAAATTAATCAACGATGCAAAATTGCTTGAAGAATTAGGATGTTTTGGGGTTGTTCTTGAAAAAATTCCTGCAGATTTGGCTAAAAGAGTGACGGAAAGTATTTCGATTCCAACAATCGGAATTGGAGCCGGGCCTCATTGTGACGGACAGGTTTTGGTATATCATGATATGGTGGGAATGAACAAAGGTTTCTCTCCAAAATTTTTAAGAAGATACCTAGATTTATATACAGAAATTACGGGAGCAGTTTCTCAATACGTGAAAGACGTGAAAAGTGCTGATTTCCCTAACCAAAATGAAAGCTATTAA
- a CDS encoding RluA family pseudouridine synthase: protein MEEQIVFEDNHLLVINKKVGQLVQGDKTGDEPLLDSIKDFIKKRDNKPGNVFLGLVHRIDRPTSGLVIYAKTSKALSRLTQMVKNREIKKTYWAVVAKEMIPQSQRLVHYLQKNEKNNKAIVFTKVTEGAKEAILTYNIIKTLDNYLLLEIDLETGRHHQIRAQLSKTGVPIKGDLKYGAPRSNPDGGINLHARKLQFIHPVTKEEVTIVAPVPQNDAIWRACEE from the coding sequence ATGGAAGAACAGATCGTTTTTGAGGATAATCACCTTTTAGTTATCAATAAAAAAGTAGGGCAACTCGTTCAGGGCGATAAAACCGGTGACGAACCTTTACTCGATTCCATTAAAGATTTCATCAAAAAAAGAGATAATAAACCCGGAAATGTTTTTTTGGGTTTGGTACATCGTATCGATCGGCCAACTTCTGGTTTGGTTATTTATGCTAAAACCTCAAAAGCGCTTTCAAGATTGACTCAAATGGTTAAAAACCGAGAAATTAAGAAAACGTATTGGGCGGTTGTAGCTAAAGAAATGATTCCGCAAAGCCAAAGATTGGTTCATTATCTTCAGAAAAACGAAAAAAATAATAAAGCGATCGTTTTTACGAAAGTTACCGAAGGGGCAAAAGAAGCAATTCTTACCTACAATATTATTAAAACTCTGGATAATTATCTTCTTTTGGAAATTGATCTGGAAACCGGAAGACATCATCAAATCAGAGCACAGTTATCAAAAACCGGAGTTCCGATTAAAGGTGATTTAAAATATGGTGCGCCTCGTTCAAATCCGGATGGAGGAATTAATCTTCACGCCAGAAAACTTCAGTTTATACATCCTGTTACAAAAGAGGAGGTAACAATCGTTGCCCCTGTTCCGCAGAATGACGCGATTTGGAGAGCTTGCGAAGAATAA
- the ccoN gene encoding cytochrome-c oxidase, cbb3-type subunit I has translation METQKFSYDNSIVRAFLYATIVFGIIGFVFGLTAALMLFYPELPEFLFGTDDTTINSLASGNIQGLINTNGALGFGRIRMLHTNTVIFAFVCNIVYVGVYYSTQRLLKTRMYSDTLSWIHFWTWQFMIVATFITFFMGINTSKEYAEHEWPIDILIAVSWIIFGANMILTIAKRRVRHLYVAIWFYLGTWVAVAMLHIFNNLEVPLTFSGWKSYSAYAGAKDAIVQWWYGHNAVAFVLTTPVLGLMYYFLPKAADRPVFSYKLSIIHFWSLIFVYIWAGPHHLQYTALPAWAQAVGTGFSIMLIAPSWGGMLNGLLTLRGAWDKVRENPILKFFVVAVTCYGMATFEGPLLATKNINKIGHFTDWVIGHVHLGALGWNGFMAFGVIYYLVPIMWRTKMWSVKLANWHFWLGTLGIIFYAVPMYIAGFTQGLMWKQFNPDGTLLWKNWLDTVTAIIPYFKMRFLGGLFYLSGGLLMVVNVYMTIKKGSFQKEVPAEAPALANISNRRKEGEGLHLWLERMPILMTVLALLTISVGSMVEIIPTLSLKKSVPTISAVKPYSPLELEGRDLYIREGCNACHSQMVRPFRDEIVRFNGKNGQYSKAGEFVYDRPFLWGSKRTGPDLHREGGKNPSSWHYKHMYNPRQTSAGSIMPRYPWLISNNLDRSQMVDKIKFMKNTYDVPYTKAQIDTADKWADNQAAKIVKDIFVEAADLKEAYAKKPQGELEKKEIIALIAYLQRLGTDIKTTEIKTASN, from the coding sequence ATGGAGACACAAAAGTTTAGTTATGACAACAGTATTGTTCGTGCATTCCTTTACGCGACCATAGTTTTTGGAATTATAGGTTTCGTGTTTGGACTTACGGCAGCATTGATGCTTTTCTATCCTGAGCTTCCTGAGTTTTTGTTTGGAACTGACGATACAACAATCAACAGTCTTGCATCAGGAAACATACAAGGGTTAATTAATACCAACGGTGCGTTAGGGTTTGGTAGAATAAGAATGCTACACACCAACACGGTAATCTTTGCATTCGTATGTAATATCGTTTATGTAGGGGTTTACTACTCTACCCAAAGATTATTAAAAACAAGAATGTACAGCGATACTTTATCGTGGATTCATTTCTGGACATGGCAATTTATGATTGTTGCTACGTTTATCACATTTTTTATGGGGATCAACACTTCAAAAGAATATGCTGAGCACGAGTGGCCAATCGATATATTAATCGCAGTTTCGTGGATCATTTTCGGAGCGAACATGATTTTAACGATTGCAAAAAGAAGAGTAAGACATCTTTACGTAGCTATTTGGTTCTATCTTGGAACTTGGGTTGCTGTAGCGATGCTTCACATATTCAACAACTTAGAAGTACCTTTAACGTTCTCTGGCTGGAAATCTTATTCAGCATATGCAGGAGCAAAAGATGCCATCGTACAATGGTGGTATGGTCACAATGCGGTAGCGTTCGTATTAACGACTCCGGTTTTAGGTTTAATGTATTATTTCTTACCTAAAGCGGCTGACAGACCTGTATTTTCATACAAACTATCAATCATTCACTTTTGGTCATTGATTTTCGTATATATCTGGGCTGGTCCTCACCACCTTCAGTATACAGCTTTACCGGCATGGGCTCAAGCAGTGGGAACTGGTTTCTCAATTATGCTTATCGCACCATCTTGGGGAGGGATGCTGAATGGTCTTCTTACTTTAAGAGGAGCTTGGGATAAGGTAAGAGAAAATCCTATTTTGAAATTCTTCGTCGTTGCAGTTACCTGTTATGGTATGGCAACTTTTGAAGGACCTCTTTTAGCAACAAAAAACATCAATAAAATTGGTCACTTTACAGACTGGGTAATTGGTCACGTACATTTAGGAGCATTAGGATGGAATGGTTTTATGGCATTCGGTGTAATCTATTATTTGGTACCGATCATGTGGAGAACCAAAATGTGGTCTGTAAAATTAGCAAACTGGCATTTCTGGTTGGGTACTTTAGGGATTATTTTCTACGCAGTACCAATGTATATCGCAGGATTTACTCAAGGTTTGATGTGGAAACAATTCAACCCAGACGGAACTTTATTGTGGAAAAACTGGCTTGATACCGTTACTGCAATTATTCCTTACTTTAAAATGAGATTCTTAGGTGGATTATTCTATCTTTCAGGAGGTCTTTTAATGGTAGTGAATGTTTACATGACAATCAAAAAAGGATCTTTCCAAAAAGAAGTTCCTGCAGAAGCACCTGCTTTGGCTAACATCAGCAACAGACGTAAAGAGGGAGAAGGTCTTCACCTTTGGTTAGAAAGAATGCCAATCTTGATGACAGTTTTAGCATTGCTTACAATTTCTGTAGGTAGTATGGTAGAAATTATTCCTACTTTATCATTAAAGAAAAGTGTACCTACAATTTCTGCGGTGAAACCTTATTCACCATTAGAATTAGAAGGTAGAGATCTATATATCCGTGAAGGTTGTAACGCTTGTCACTCACAAATGGTAAGACCATTCAGAGACGAGATTGTAAGATTTAACGGTAAAAACGGACAGTACTCTAAAGCTGGAGAATTTGTTTACGATAGACCTTTCCTTTGGGGATCTAAAAGAACTGGACCAGATTTGCATAGAGAAGGTGGTAAAAACCCAAGTTCTTGGCACTATAAGCATATGTACAACCCAAGACAAACGTCTGCTGGTTCTATTATGCCACGTTACCCTTGGTTGATTTCAAATAATCTTGACCGTTCTCAAATGGTAGACAAAATCAAGTTTATGAAAAACACCTACGATGTACCTTATACAAAGGCTCAGATTGATACTGCAGATAAATGGGCAGACAATCAGGCAGCGAAAATTGTAAAAGATATCTTCGTAGAAGCGGCTGACCTTAAAGAAGCTTATGCTAAAAAACCTCAGGGAGAATTAGAGAAAAAAGAGATTATCGCTCTTATCGCTTATCTTCAGAGATTGGGTACTGATATTAAAACGACAGAAATAAAAACAGCTAGTAACTAA
- the ccoS gene encoding cbb3-type cytochrome oxidase assembly protein CcoS: MDILYLMILCSVSLAVVFLVVFIVFARKGQFEDDESPAVRILFDSDEIKEKEDTGNNNDKKKGDNNKFEEKSE; this comes from the coding sequence ATGGATATTCTATATTTAATGATCTTATGCAGCGTTTCTTTGGCTGTAGTTTTTCTGGTCGTATTTATAGTTTTCGCCAGAAAAGGGCAGTTTGAAGATGACGAATCTCCAGCTGTGAGAATACTTTTTGACTCCGATGAAATAAAGGAAAAAGAAGACACTGGCAACAACAACGATAAGAAAAAAGGAGATAATAATAAATTTGAAGAAAAAAGTGAATAG
- a CDS encoding heavy metal translocating P-type ATPase translates to MSENCFHCGQGIEKERISFDEKIFCCTGCKSVYEILNTNNLSNFYELNKKAGIRPEENSSQFDYLDTKEIFDRVTDFSEGNTSLVTFRIPVIHCSSCIWLLESLHTLHKDIHYSQVNFTRKTLQVSFNHNELKLSELAKFLTNLGYKPAINLETAEKNEDNLDKSLLVKLAIAGFAFGNGMFLAFPEYIGGEDYWMEHYKGLFRILMFLLSVPVVFYSASDYYKSAWYGLKNKIVNIDVPIVLGIFVLFGRSIYEIATDYGPGYFDTLCGLLFFMLLGKIFQKRTYSSLSYDRDYKSFYPIAVTKVDFNGKQENILLSEIKIGDRILVRNHEIIPVDAILISGNGNIDNSFITGESESISKNPGDKIFAGGKQIGSSLELEVIKNVDQSYLTQLWNKEAFKKHETGLDTLINDISKYFTFIILGIALVAGIYWYFIDLETMFQVISAILIIACPCALALSSPFTFGHIMRILGRNKFYVKDTLTIEKIAKVDTLVFDKTGTITHRKKSNIRYEGSEIQKFDLLNIKSLVKNSNHPLSKSLYEVLEIKDDYFPVDNFEEISGKGYEASVRGNIYKIGSAKYNNQESKNLETAVYISKNNEFIGKFIFKNEYRENLRNLFTKLINYKIFILSGDNSSEENQLKEIIPNYSSMAFNQNPEDKLNYIKDLQDKGLKVIMLGDGLNDAGALKQSNVGIAISDDSNSFTPSSDVIMNGEKVSQLDNYLNVCKGSITIVKLTFLISFLYNVVGLTFAVTGNMSPLFAALIMPASSITVISFTTISTWILGRNYFKKQP, encoded by the coding sequence GTGAGCGAGAACTGTTTTCATTGCGGACAAGGGATAGAAAAAGAACGAATTTCTTTTGACGAAAAAATTTTCTGTTGTACCGGCTGCAAATCTGTTTATGAAATTTTAAATACCAATAATCTCAGTAATTTTTACGAGCTAAACAAAAAAGCGGGCATCAGACCTGAAGAAAATTCTTCTCAGTTTGATTACCTCGACACCAAAGAAATTTTTGACAGAGTTACAGATTTTTCTGAAGGTAATACAAGTCTTGTCACATTCAGAATTCCGGTAATCCACTGTTCTTCTTGCATTTGGCTATTAGAAAGCCTTCATACCTTACATAAAGACATTCATTATTCTCAGGTAAACTTCACAAGAAAGACGTTACAGGTTTCTTTTAATCATAACGAATTAAAATTAAGCGAATTAGCTAAATTTTTAACCAATCTTGGATACAAACCAGCAATCAATCTTGAAACAGCCGAAAAAAACGAAGACAATTTAGATAAATCTTTATTGGTAAAACTTGCGATTGCAGGATTTGCTTTCGGTAACGGAATGTTTTTGGCCTTTCCGGAATATATCGGCGGCGAAGATTACTGGATGGAACATTACAAAGGTTTATTCCGAATTTTAATGTTCTTGCTTTCGGTTCCTGTTGTATTTTATTCTGCATCTGATTATTACAAATCTGCTTGGTATGGTTTAAAAAACAAAATTGTCAATATCGACGTTCCTATTGTTTTGGGAATTTTTGTGCTATTCGGAAGAAGTATCTACGAAATCGCCACCGATTACGGTCCGGGATATTTTGATACTTTGTGCGGACTTTTATTCTTCATGCTTTTAGGGAAAATCTTCCAGAAAAGAACGTACAGTTCGCTTTCTTATGACCGAGATTACAAATCATTCTACCCGATTGCAGTAACGAAAGTTGATTTTAATGGAAAGCAGGAAAATATTTTGCTTTCAGAAATTAAAATCGGTGACAGAATTTTAGTAAGAAACCACGAAATCATTCCTGTAGATGCTATTTTGATTAGCGGAAACGGAAATATCGACAATAGTTTTATTACAGGTGAAAGTGAAAGTATTTCTAAAAACCCAGGTGATAAAATCTTTGCCGGAGGAAAACAGATCGGTTCATCTTTGGAGCTTGAAGTCATTAAAAATGTCGACCAAAGTTACCTTACCCAACTCTGGAACAAAGAAGCTTTCAAAAAACACGAGACCGGACTTGATACTTTAATCAACGACATCAGTAAATATTTCACCTTTATTATTTTAGGAATTGCGCTTGTTGCAGGAATTTATTGGTATTTCATTGATTTGGAAACCATGTTCCAGGTTATTTCTGCTATTTTAATTATTGCCTGTCCTTGTGCTTTGGCATTGTCTTCTCCGTTTACTTTCGGTCACATTATGAGAATTTTAGGCCGAAATAAATTTTACGTAAAAGATACTTTAACGATTGAGAAAATTGCAAAAGTCGACACTTTAGTTTTCGATAAAACCGGAACAATTACTCACAGAAAAAAATCAAACATCAGATACGAAGGTTCTGAAATTCAGAAATTTGATTTATTAAATATTAAAAGTTTAGTTAAAAACTCAAATCATCCGCTTTCCAAATCTTTGTATGAAGTTCTGGAAATAAAAGATGACTATTTCCCTGTTGATAATTTTGAAGAAATCTCAGGAAAAGGTTACGAAGCAAGTGTACGAGGAAATATTTATAAAATAGGTTCTGCAAAATACAATAATCAGGAGTCTAAAAATCTTGAAACCGCAGTTTATATCAGCAAAAACAATGAGTTTATCGGTAAATTTATTTTTAAAAATGAGTACCGAGAAAACCTTAGAAATCTTTTCACAAAACTAATCAATTATAAGATTTTCATTCTAAGCGGAGACAATTCTTCTGAAGAAAATCAGCTTAAAGAAATCATCCCGAATTACAGCTCGATGGCGTTTAACCAAAACCCGGAAGACAAATTGAATTACATCAAGGATCTTCAGGATAAAGGTTTAAAAGTGATTATGCTTGGTGACGGTTTAAATGATGCCGGAGCTTTAAAACAAAGTAACGTAGGAATCGCAATTTCTGACGACAGCAACAGCTTTACGCCATCTTCGGACGTCATTATGAATGGAGAAAAAGTATCGCAACTTGATAATTATTTAAACGTTTGTAAAGGTTCGATCACGATTGTAAAACTGACCTTCCTGATTAGCTTTTTATACAATGTTGTTGGTTTAACCTTTGCTGTAACCGGAAATATGAGTCCGCTATTTGCAGCTTTAATTATGCCTGCAAGTTCGATTACTGTCATTTCTTTCACAACGATTTCCACCTGGATTCTTGGGAGAAACTATTTCAAAAAACAGCCTTAA